A window of the Synechococcus sp. M16.1 genome harbors these coding sequences:
- the panB gene encoding 3-methyl-2-oxobutanoate hydroxymethyltransferase — protein sequence MRPSDLTRFKQKGQPIAVLTAWDSLSAALAEAAGADVLLIGDSLAMVALGHATTLPVSLDQMLHHTQAVARGLTAMPADQPLLVCDLPFLSYQCGEDRAVAAAGRLLKESSAAAVKLEGAEPEVVAVIDRLVRMGIPVMGHLGLTPQAVHRLGYRRQATDAISQERLVDQAHTLEQKGCFSLVLEHVPAELARRVQQALTIPVIGIGAGDSCDGQVRVTADLLGLTAKQPPFSPALVDGRRLFIDALKGWVQQTRNNTLPTTESPQSAPDC from the coding sequence ATGCGTCCTTCTGATCTGACCCGCTTCAAGCAGAAGGGCCAACCCATCGCCGTGCTCACCGCTTGGGACAGCCTCTCTGCAGCTCTGGCCGAGGCCGCCGGTGCAGACGTGCTGCTGATCGGTGATTCACTGGCGATGGTGGCGCTGGGCCATGCCACAACACTCCCGGTGAGCCTGGACCAGATGCTCCATCACACCCAGGCAGTCGCCCGGGGATTGACGGCCATGCCGGCCGATCAGCCCCTGCTGGTCTGTGACCTGCCCTTTCTCAGCTACCAGTGCGGCGAAGACCGCGCCGTGGCGGCTGCAGGGCGTTTGTTGAAGGAGTCCAGCGCAGCGGCGGTGAAATTGGAGGGGGCGGAACCCGAGGTTGTCGCCGTAATCGACCGTCTTGTGCGCATGGGCATTCCCGTGATGGGGCATCTGGGCCTCACCCCGCAGGCCGTGCATCGCCTGGGGTACAGGCGCCAGGCCACGGACGCCATCAGCCAGGAACGCCTGGTTGATCAGGCGCACACCCTCGAGCAGAAGGGCTGCTTCTCCCTGGTGCTGGAACATGTTCCTGCCGAGCTGGCGCGCCGGGTGCAGCAGGCCCTGACCATCCCGGTGATCGGCATCGGGGCAGGTGACAGCTGCGACGGCCAGGTGCGCGTCACCGCAGACCTGCTGGGGCTCACCGCCAAACAACCTCCCTTCAGCCCAGCGCTGGTGGATGGCCGCCGCCTGTTCATCGACGCGTTGAAGGGTTGGGTCCAGCAGACCCGGAACAACACTCTTCCCACCACAGAATCACCTCAATCAGCACCTGATTGCTGA
- a CDS encoding cell division protein FtsQ/DivIB: protein MSRVSTNNKSSQRPVSAQVARRRDLRRQRRQTLLLQLWRFVALLLLSGGFSWILLRHGWTLRSPEAVILTGGAALETNQVIEAGKLRFPSPLLEVSPRELEQQLVGVLPVHSAHVQRRMFPARLVISLKPEIPIARAERRGPAGRERGLLNAAGEWIPLSDAVADPLTEIMVRGWNGPQRGQVAALLQERNRFAGMLKAIVLDPDGNISLITTELGRIDLGGEPALLNTQIETILHLNRTLPKHLRGAHHSSLDLSNPDRPELQLPAPPAPKQPKTEP from the coding sequence GTGAGCCGGGTCTCGACCAACAACAAATCCTCCCAACGGCCGGTTTCCGCGCAGGTTGCCCGGCGGCGGGACTTACGCCGGCAGCGCCGCCAGACCCTGTTGCTGCAGCTCTGGCGCTTTGTGGCCTTGCTGCTGCTCAGTGGCGGATTCAGCTGGATCTTGCTGCGCCATGGCTGGACGCTGCGGAGCCCTGAGGCTGTCATCCTGACCGGCGGTGCTGCCCTTGAGACCAATCAGGTGATCGAGGCGGGCAAGCTGCGCTTTCCCTCACCCCTGCTGGAGGTCAGTCCGAGGGAGCTGGAACAACAGCTGGTCGGGGTCTTACCGGTTCACAGCGCTCACGTGCAGCGCCGGATGTTCCCCGCTCGCCTCGTCATCAGCCTGAAGCCGGAGATTCCCATCGCACGCGCTGAGCGTCGGGGACCCGCTGGACGGGAACGGGGTCTGCTCAACGCCGCAGGTGAATGGATTCCCCTGAGCGACGCCGTAGCAGATCCGCTCACGGAGATCATGGTGCGCGGCTGGAATGGCCCGCAACGCGGTCAGGTCGCTGCGCTGCTGCAAGAACGGAATCGCTTCGCCGGGATGCTGAAAGCCATCGTGCTTGATCCCGACGGCAACATCAGTCTGATCACCACCGAGCTTGGCCGGATTGATCTCGGTGGCGAACCGGCCCTCTTAAACACCCAGATCGAAACGATCCTCCATCTGAACCGGACGTTGCCAAAGCACCTGCGCGGGGCCCATCACAGCAGCCTTGATCTCAGCAATCCGGACCGCCCGGAACTGCAACTGCCGGCGCCACCCGCCCCCAAGCAGCCCAAAACTGAACCCTGA
- a CDS encoding DUF4359 domain-containing protein: MLAGGIAAVGVISLVVSNPSLEDYQAHAGDQLVRLGTKELCDEPTLPMVLRLWIRNCPELIASQRDALAALAGQFTTRRNLLVASLYSTRMERKEMLPGLRLPGFEVLSLGVAGRFVVLSTDASNGAER; the protein is encoded by the coding sequence ATGTTGGCGGGGGGGATTGCAGCGGTCGGGGTGATCTCGCTGGTGGTGTCCAACCCGTCGTTGGAGGACTATCAAGCTCACGCCGGTGATCAGCTGGTCCGGTTGGGCACCAAGGAACTGTGCGACGAGCCGACCCTGCCGATGGTGCTGCGTCTCTGGATTCGCAATTGCCCTGAGCTGATTGCCTCCCAGCGGGATGCACTGGCGGCGTTGGCGGGTCAGTTCACCACCCGTCGAAACTTATTGGTGGCCAGTCTGTATTCCACCCGGATGGAAAGGAAGGAGATGCTGCCCGGTCTGCGCCTGCCTGGGTTTGAAGTGCTCAGCCTTGGTGTGGCCGGTCGTTTCGTGGTCCTCAGCACCGATGCCAGCAACGGTGCTGAGCGGTGA
- the ftsZ gene encoding cell division protein FtsZ, with translation MEMVSGSGSFTAAGIQPSQSARIEVIGVGGGGSNAVNRMILSDLEGVGYRVLNTDAQALIQSQAQQRLQLGQTLTRGLGAGGNPTIGQKAAEESRTDLHDALQGSDLVFIAAGMGGGTGTGAAPVVAEVAREVGALTVGIVTKPFSFEGRRRMRQADEGIARLAEHVDTLIVIPNDRLRDAIGGAPLQEAFRSADDVLRMGVKGISDIITCPGLVNVDFADVRSVMTEAGTALLGIGIGSGRSRAVEAAQAAIASPLLETERIDGAKGCVINISGGKDMTLEDMTTASEVIYDVVDPEANIIVGAVVDEALEGEIHVTVIATGFENKQPYRSERSRSVPGMLNRGEPEENGARIPEFLRRRQQQDNGSL, from the coding sequence ATGGAGATGGTGAGCGGCTCAGGGTCTTTCACGGCAGCTGGTATCCAGCCCAGCCAGTCCGCCCGCATCGAGGTCATCGGCGTTGGGGGTGGCGGGAGCAATGCCGTCAACCGCATGATCCTCAGCGATCTTGAGGGGGTTGGATACCGCGTTCTGAACACCGATGCCCAGGCCCTGATCCAGTCGCAGGCCCAGCAACGGCTGCAGTTGGGGCAGACCCTGACCCGCGGACTGGGTGCCGGCGGCAACCCCACCATCGGCCAGAAGGCAGCCGAAGAATCCCGCACGGATCTGCACGATGCACTGCAGGGCTCCGATCTGGTGTTCATTGCCGCTGGCATGGGCGGTGGAACGGGAACTGGTGCAGCACCAGTGGTGGCCGAAGTCGCCCGTGAAGTCGGTGCTCTCACGGTGGGCATCGTGACCAAGCCGTTCAGCTTCGAGGGCCGTCGTCGCATGCGTCAGGCCGACGAAGGCATCGCTCGGTTGGCGGAACACGTGGACACCCTGATCGTGATCCCCAACGACCGCCTGCGTGATGCCATCGGCGGAGCTCCCCTTCAGGAAGCCTTCCGGAGTGCGGACGACGTCCTGCGCATGGGCGTCAAAGGCATCAGCGACATCATCACCTGCCCGGGCCTGGTGAACGTTGACTTTGCTGACGTTCGCTCCGTGATGACCGAAGCAGGCACAGCACTGCTGGGCATCGGCATCGGTTCCGGTCGCTCAAGAGCCGTGGAAGCAGCCCAAGCCGCGATTGCAAGCCCGCTGCTGGAAACCGAGCGCATCGATGGCGCCAAGGGCTGTGTGATCAACATCAGCGGTGGTAAAGACATGACCCTGGAGGACATGACCACTGCTTCCGAGGTGATTTACGACGTTGTCGATCCCGAAGCCAACATCATCGTGGGCGCTGTGGTGGATGAGGCCCTCGAAGGGGAGATCCACGTGACGGTGATCGCTACAGGCTTCGAGAACAAGCAGCCGTACCGCAGCGAGCGCAGCCGCTCCGTGCCCGGAATGCTGAATCGTGGGGAACCCGAAGAGAACGGCGCCCGCATTCCTGAGTTCCTGCGTCGCCGTCAGCAACAGGACAACGGAAGCTTGTGA
- a CDS encoding amidohydrolase family protein, with translation MDVPSLESKPGSGVLEAWAPLGLLDFAPSTPLPEVEKQGLTPVRLAWEQGRLREPQPLSAERVPPSRMVLPRLVDCHVHLDKAYTWQEHPNLSGSYGGALEANLREHSSRTVACVLQRGERAMERAFAHGLRAMRSHVDSGGPGAEPSWDALLTLQQRWRRRIDLQLVALVPLEFWCSAEADALARRVAASGGCLGGVLTPPCGSAVVTEQLEVFLRLADRHNCGVDLHIDEADHGAAQGMVQLLKALQRVPVQVPVTCSHASSLSLLPASSLARLAERMAAAQLSVIALPLTNAWLLSRADDATPLQRPQAPIRQLQRSGVPVAVAGDNVADPWFPGGDFDPLALLAASIPLTQLLPWQRLGLAPFTTAPPAIIQLEWDGVLRAGAPADLISMEGQGWSDLIRSAPQRQVLVDGHWQSSPGARP, from the coding sequence ATGGACGTCCCGTCGCTTGAGTCCAAGCCGGGGAGTGGCGTCCTTGAGGCCTGGGCGCCCCTGGGACTGCTGGATTTCGCCCCTTCAACGCCCTTGCCGGAGGTTGAGAAGCAAGGGCTGACGCCCGTGCGCTTGGCCTGGGAGCAGGGGCGTCTGCGGGAGCCCCAGCCCCTGTCTGCCGAACGCGTGCCACCGTCTCGAATGGTGTTGCCGCGCTTGGTCGACTGCCATGTCCATCTGGACAAGGCCTACACCTGGCAGGAGCATCCCAACCTCAGCGGCAGCTACGGGGGTGCCCTGGAGGCCAACCTGCGGGAGCACAGCTCCCGAACCGTGGCCTGCGTGCTTCAACGCGGAGAACGCGCCATGGAGAGAGCATTCGCCCATGGGCTGCGGGCCATGCGCAGCCATGTGGACAGTGGTGGCCCTGGCGCTGAGCCCAGCTGGGATGCCTTGCTCACCCTGCAGCAGCGCTGGCGCCGCCGCATCGACTTGCAGCTGGTGGCGCTGGTGCCCTTGGAATTCTGGTGTTCAGCTGAAGCGGATGCTCTGGCGCGTCGTGTGGCCGCCAGTGGCGGCTGCCTTGGTGGTGTTCTGACACCTCCTTGTGGATCGGCCGTGGTCACGGAGCAGTTGGAGGTGTTTTTGCGCCTGGCTGATCGCCACAACTGCGGCGTCGATCTCCACATCGATGAGGCGGATCACGGTGCGGCGCAGGGCATGGTTCAGCTGTTGAAGGCCCTGCAGCGCGTGCCGGTGCAGGTTCCCGTCACCTGCAGCCATGCCAGCAGTCTTTCCCTTCTGCCGGCGTCCTCTCTGGCGCGGTTGGCAGAGCGCATGGCAGCAGCGCAGCTGAGTGTGATTGCCCTGCCCCTGACCAATGCCTGGTTGCTCTCACGGGCGGACGATGCCACCCCCCTTCAGCGTCCGCAGGCTCCGATCCGTCAGTTGCAACGTTCCGGTGTTCCGGTGGCGGTGGCGGGTGACAACGTGGCCGATCCCTGGTTCCCGGGAGGTGACTTCGACCCCTTGGCCCTGCTGGCCGCATCGATTCCGTTGACTCAGTTGTTGCCCTGGCAGCGTCTGGGCCTGGCCCCTTTCACCACGGCACCGCCCGCCATTATTCAACTGGAATGGGATGGGGTGCTGCGGGCCGGCGCTCCTGCCGATCTGATCAGCATGGAGGGCCAGGGATGGTCGGACCTGATCCGTTCTGCTCCGCAGCGTCAGGTTCTAGTGGACGGCCACTGGCAGTCGTCGCCAGGCGCTAGACCCTGA
- a CDS encoding PIN/TRAM domain-containing protein, with amino-acid sequence MVDPLILLLFVVSGAAAGWMGIHLLPDGLVSATTNAEQLRLQLSGAGGGIGLIAGLVFKKLRVRLMQQVRTMPTDLLVSRAVGLILGLLVANLLLLPVLLLPFSGGIVLLKPLLAVVSNVFFGILGSNLAEVHGRTLLRLFNPASTEALLVADGVLTPATAKILDTSVIIDGRIRGMLACGLLEGQVIVAESVIDEMQQLSDSTNIEKRAKGRRGLKLLKDLRETYGRRLVINSTRYDGKGTDDRLLQLASDTGGTLVTADFNLAQVAQVKDLKVMNLSELVIALRPEVQPGDELKLKIVREGKEDSQGVGYLDDGTMVVVNEAKSLIGQRKPVVVTGALQTPTGRMVFARLDENDASTDTKPSSKSKSQGKPAKTSNRKPADPG; translated from the coding sequence ATGGTGGATCCGCTCATCCTGCTTCTGTTTGTGGTTTCCGGTGCAGCTGCCGGGTGGATGGGGATTCACTTGCTGCCCGACGGCCTGGTGAGTGCAACCACCAATGCTGAACAGTTGCGTCTCCAGCTCAGCGGAGCTGGCGGTGGCATTGGCTTGATCGCAGGCCTGGTGTTCAAAAAGCTGCGGGTGCGCCTGATGCAACAGGTGCGCACCATGCCCACCGATCTGCTGGTGAGCCGGGCTGTCGGCCTGATCCTGGGGTTGCTGGTGGCCAACCTGCTGCTGCTGCCTGTTCTGCTGCTTCCGTTCTCCGGAGGAATTGTTCTGCTCAAACCCCTTCTGGCGGTGGTGAGCAATGTCTTTTTTGGCATTCTCGGAAGCAACCTGGCGGAAGTTCACGGCCGCACGCTGCTGCGCCTGTTCAATCCCGCGAGCACGGAGGCGCTGCTGGTGGCTGATGGGGTGCTGACCCCCGCCACGGCCAAGATCCTGGACACCAGCGTGATCATCGATGGCCGGATCCGCGGCATGCTCGCCTGCGGATTGCTGGAAGGGCAGGTGATCGTTGCCGAATCGGTGATCGATGAGATGCAGCAGCTGTCGGATTCCACCAACATCGAAAAGCGGGCCAAGGGCCGACGTGGCCTGAAGCTTCTGAAGGATCTGCGGGAAACCTACGGGCGGCGGTTGGTGATCAACAGCACCCGTTACGACGGCAAGGGAACGGACGACCGATTGCTGCAGTTGGCATCTGACACCGGCGGCACGCTGGTGACCGCAGACTTCAACCTGGCGCAGGTGGCCCAGGTCAAAGACCTGAAGGTGATGAATCTGAGTGAGCTGGTGATCGCGTTGCGGCCTGAAGTGCAACCCGGCGATGAGCTCAAACTCAAGATCGTGCGAGAGGGCAAGGAGGACAGCCAGGGTGTCGGCTACCTCGATGACGGAACGATGGTGGTGGTCAACGAGGCGAAATCGCTGATCGGCCAACGCAAACCTGTGGTGGTGACCGGTGCCCTGCAAACCCCAACCGGGCGCATGGTGTTTGCACGGTTGGACGAGAACGATGCATCAACCGACACCAAGCCCTCATCCAAATCGAAAAGTCAGGGAAAACCGGCCAAAACCAGCAACCGCAAGCCCGCTGACCCCGGCTAG
- the miaB gene encoding tRNA (N6-isopentenyl adenosine(37)-C2)-methylthiotransferase MiaB has translation MVASAPLATDATANPQRGSYWITTFGCQMNKADSERMAGILEAMGYREASAELDADLVLYNTCTIRDNAEQKVYSYLGRQAQRKRSNPNLTLVVAGCVAQQEGESLLRRVPELDLVMGPQHANRLETLLLQVDSGQQVVATEDHHILEDITTARRDSSICGWVNVIYGCNERCTYCVVPSVRGKEQSRLPQAIKLEMEGLAAQGYKEITLLGQNIDAYGRDLPGITPEGRRQHTLTDLLHHVHDVEGIERIRFATSHPRYFTERLIDACADLPKLCEHFHIPFQSGDNDVLQAMARGYTVERYRRIIDRIRERMPDASLSADVIVAFPGETDAQYRRTLDLIEEIGFDQVNTAAYSPRPNTPAAHWDNQLPEEVKVERLREINALVERCARKANARYEGRTEEVLAEGINPKDPSQLMGRTRTNRLTFFSSTGADGRAYEAGDLVPVRIDAVRSFSLSGSPLPH, from the coding sequence TTGGTCGCCTCCGCCCCCCTCGCCACTGACGCCACCGCCAACCCCCAGCGCGGCAGCTACTGGATCACCACGTTCGGCTGCCAGATGAACAAGGCGGACTCCGAACGGATGGCGGGAATCCTGGAGGCCATGGGCTATCGGGAGGCGTCAGCCGAACTGGATGCCGATCTGGTGCTCTACAACACCTGCACCATCCGGGACAACGCCGAGCAGAAGGTTTACAGCTACCTCGGCAGACAGGCCCAGAGGAAACGCAGCAACCCCAATCTCACCCTGGTGGTGGCGGGCTGCGTTGCTCAGCAGGAGGGCGAGTCCCTGCTCCGGCGGGTGCCGGAGCTGGATCTGGTGATGGGACCGCAACACGCCAATCGGCTTGAAACCCTTCTGCTGCAGGTGGACAGCGGTCAGCAGGTGGTCGCCACCGAAGACCACCACATCCTTGAAGACATCACCACGGCCCGCCGGGACAGCAGCATCTGTGGCTGGGTGAATGTGATCTACGGCTGCAACGAACGTTGCACCTACTGCGTGGTGCCCTCCGTGCGCGGCAAGGAACAATCACGGCTGCCCCAGGCGATCAAGCTGGAAATGGAGGGTCTTGCCGCCCAGGGCTACAAGGAGATCACTCTGCTCGGCCAGAACATTGATGCCTACGGCCGCGATCTGCCGGGCATCACGCCGGAGGGTCGCCGCCAACACACCCTCACGGATCTGCTCCATCACGTCCACGACGTGGAGGGCATTGAACGGATCCGTTTTGCCACCAGCCATCCGCGCTACTTCACCGAGCGGCTGATCGATGCCTGTGCCGACCTGCCCAAGCTCTGCGAACACTTCCACATTCCGTTTCAGAGCGGGGACAACGACGTGTTGCAGGCCATGGCCCGGGGCTACACCGTTGAGCGCTACCGGCGGATCATCGACCGCATCCGTGAGCGCATGCCCGATGCCTCACTCAGTGCCGATGTGATCGTTGCCTTCCCTGGCGAAACCGATGCGCAGTACCGCCGCACCCTCGATCTGATCGAAGAGATCGGTTTCGATCAGGTGAACACAGCGGCCTATTCACCCCGGCCCAATACCCCTGCAGCCCATTGGGACAACCAGCTGCCGGAGGAGGTGAAGGTGGAACGCCTGCGCGAAATCAATGCCCTGGTGGAACGCTGCGCCCGCAAGGCCAATGCCCGCTACGAGGGGCGCACGGAAGAAGTGCTGGCGGAGGGCATCAACCCCAAGGACCCATCGCAGCTGATGGGGCGAACCCGCACCAATCGCCTGACCTTCTTCAGCTCCACCGGAGCGGATGGTCGTGCCTACGAAGCGGGCGATCTCGTGCCGGTGCGCATCGATGCGGTGCGCTCCTTTTCACTCAGCGGCAGCCCCCTGCCCCACTGA
- the hemW gene encoding radical SAM family heme chaperone HemW — MPYPIPPRSAYLHIPFCHRRCYYCDFAVVPLGDQARADNGPGSRSIREYLSLLHREIASAPGGPPLSTVYIGGGTPSLLCPDQIGALIDALANKFGLQPGAEITLEMDPATFDAAQLASVLAHGVNRISLGGQSFDDAVLEQLGRRHRQSDLHAAIDWLVQAWRDGALRSWSLDLIQNLPGQTLAGWDAQLDQAIASQAPHLSIYDLSVEPGTVFDRQRTLGLLQLPEDDLAVALMERTTQRLSAAGLSRYEISNHARPGHASRHNRVYWSGAGWWGFGMGATSAPWGVRLARPRTRAAYAEWLDHPPEESVAEAGLPLDDQLLVGLRRREGVTLQGLDADALVRRWQPFVERGWLQQRAGRWCLTDPEGMALSNQVLIEVILWWEECCSGSAGPNPSTRR, encoded by the coding sequence ATGCCTTATCCCATCCCGCCCCGCAGCGCCTACCTCCACATTCCCTTCTGCCACCGGCGCTGTTACTACTGCGATTTCGCCGTGGTTCCCCTGGGGGACCAGGCTCGAGCCGACAACGGGCCTGGCAGTCGCTCGATCCGTGAGTACCTCAGCCTGCTGCATCGGGAAATCGCCTCTGCCCCAGGGGGTCCTCCCTTATCCACCGTGTACATCGGCGGGGGAACGCCATCGCTGTTGTGCCCCGATCAGATCGGAGCACTGATCGATGCCTTGGCCAACAAATTCGGTCTTCAACCGGGTGCGGAAATCACCCTGGAGATGGATCCGGCCACCTTTGATGCCGCGCAGTTGGCCTCCGTTCTGGCCCATGGCGTGAACCGCATCAGCCTGGGGGGGCAGAGCTTTGATGATGCGGTGCTCGAGCAGCTGGGGCGTCGGCATCGCCAGAGCGACCTCCATGCGGCGATCGACTGGCTGGTTCAGGCCTGGCGCGATGGCGCGCTTCGGTCCTGGAGTCTCGATCTCATCCAGAACCTCCCGGGCCAGACCCTGGCCGGGTGGGATGCGCAGTTGGATCAGGCCATTGCCAGTCAGGCTCCCCATCTCTCGATTTACGACCTCTCGGTGGAGCCGGGCACGGTGTTTGATCGCCAACGAACGCTTGGCCTGTTGCAGCTGCCGGAGGACGACCTGGCCGTTGCCTTGATGGAGCGGACCACACAACGGCTGTCGGCTGCTGGACTCAGCCGCTACGAGATTTCCAACCACGCCCGTCCGGGCCATGCCTCCCGTCACAACCGGGTGTACTGGAGCGGTGCCGGCTGGTGGGGTTTTGGCATGGGAGCGACATCAGCACCCTGGGGGGTGCGTTTGGCGCGACCCCGCACCCGCGCCGCCTACGCGGAATGGCTGGATCATCCTCCTGAGGAATCAGTCGCCGAGGCTGGGCTCCCTCTGGATGATCAATTGCTGGTGGGTCTGCGGCGCCGGGAAGGGGTGACCCTTCAAGGTCTTGATGCCGATGCCCTAGTGCGCCGCTGGCAACCTTTCGTTGAGCGTGGATGGCTGCAGCAACGGGCAGGCCGTTGGTGCCTCACCGACCCCGAGGGCATGGCCCTCAGCAATCAGGTGCTGATTGAGGTGATTCTGTGGTGGGAAGAGTGTTGTTCCGGGTCTGCTGGACCCAACCCTTCAACGCGTCGATGA
- a CDS encoding D-alanine--D-alanine ligase family protein gives MPSSPITVGLVFGGRSGEHDVSIRSAATVVRGLRSGENRERYTVQPIYIDRAGRWWGTDLSEATLASETAPELNPPLPPSGFQGFPEGCDAVELWYPVLHGPNGEDGTIQGLFQLTGKPFVGAGVLCSAVSMDKQAMKSAFASAGLSQVPYVALHASELENAISRSALMDRIERELNYPCFVKPANLGSSVGISKVRSRQELEAGLNQAAALDPRLVVEQGVNAREVECAVLGGHMLEASVIGEVRFDADWYDYETKYTAGRSTTLIPAPLTDEVADRIRAQALQACAAVGVNGMGRVDFFYDDANDQLWINEINTLPGFTAQSMFPMLWAASGVTLEQLVHKLIQTAGE, from the coding sequence ATGCCGTCCAGTCCCATCACGGTCGGGCTCGTCTTTGGAGGCCGCTCTGGAGAGCACGACGTGTCGATCCGATCTGCGGCGACCGTCGTCCGAGGCCTGCGCAGCGGGGAGAACCGAGAGCGATACACGGTGCAGCCGATCTACATCGACCGTGCTGGTCGCTGGTGGGGAACAGATCTGTCCGAAGCAACCCTGGCCTCCGAAACCGCACCGGAGCTCAACCCACCTCTGCCCCCATCAGGATTCCAGGGGTTTCCGGAGGGATGTGATGCGGTCGAACTCTGGTACCCGGTGCTGCATGGTCCCAATGGAGAGGACGGCACCATTCAGGGGTTGTTCCAGCTGACCGGCAAACCGTTCGTTGGTGCCGGCGTGCTCTGCTCAGCCGTCAGCATGGACAAGCAGGCGATGAAATCTGCTTTCGCCAGCGCCGGGCTGTCCCAGGTGCCCTATGTGGCCCTGCACGCATCCGAACTCGAGAACGCGATCAGCCGATCGGCCCTCATGGATCGGATTGAACGCGAACTGAACTACCCCTGCTTTGTGAAGCCCGCCAATCTCGGCTCCTCGGTGGGCATCAGCAAGGTGCGTTCCCGCCAAGAACTGGAAGCAGGCCTCAATCAGGCTGCAGCGCTCGATCCAAGGCTGGTGGTGGAGCAGGGCGTCAACGCCCGAGAGGTGGAATGCGCCGTCCTGGGGGGACACATGCTCGAAGCGTCGGTGATCGGTGAAGTTCGTTTTGATGCGGACTGGTACGACTACGAGACGAAATACACCGCAGGGCGCAGCACCACGTTGATTCCTGCTCCTCTGACGGATGAAGTGGCTGACCGCATCCGCGCCCAGGCCCTACAGGCCTGCGCTGCCGTGGGCGTCAACGGCATGGGTCGGGTGGATTTCTTCTACGACGACGCCAACGATCAGCTCTGGATCAACGAAATCAACACCCTGCCTGGTTTCACGGCCCAGAGCATGTTCCCGATGCTCTGGGCGGCCAGCGGCGTAACACTCGAACAGTTGGTGCACAAACTGATCCAAACCGCAGGAGAATGA